One genomic window of Halococcus sediminicola includes the following:
- a CDS encoding NAD-dependent epimerase/dehydratase family protein, with product MQAHAHDDERLTEPGSLLVTGGTGFLGLHTCEYFKERGWDVTAFDLKPFKPEDEIEGVDFVEGDVRDEEAVSAAIAESGADAIVHTAAALPLWDDQRIRETTIDGTRNVLWAAKDSDVERVVYVSSTAVYGTHDTHPITEESPLDGVGAYGEAKIEAEKICDDFRRMGLCVPILRPKTFIGPKRLGVFQVLFDWIESGANVPMVGWGNNQYQLMHVYDLVRAMEFMFAEDEDDVNTTFNVGAEEFGTMKEDFQAPIDYAGTGKRTVGTPTPLTVTALRVLEKLNLSPLYPWVYETAHEDSYVSVEKLKSLGWDPKYSNKEALVETYEWYLENYDEPESEGTGLDHRVAWDQGALALVKGVFKLI from the coding sequence ATGCAAGCACACGCACACGACGACGAACGACTCACCGAACCCGGCTCGCTGCTCGTCACCGGTGGCACGGGCTTTCTGGGCCTGCACACCTGCGAGTACTTCAAAGAGCGCGGCTGGGACGTGACCGCGTTCGACCTCAAGCCGTTCAAACCCGAAGACGAGATCGAGGGCGTCGACTTCGTCGAGGGCGACGTGCGCGACGAGGAGGCGGTGAGCGCGGCCATCGCGGAGTCAGGGGCCGACGCCATCGTCCACACCGCCGCCGCGCTCCCGCTTTGGGACGACCAGCGCATCCGCGAGACCACCATCGACGGCACGCGCAACGTGCTCTGGGCCGCCAAGGACTCCGATGTGGAGCGCGTCGTCTACGTCTCCTCGACGGCCGTCTACGGCACGCACGACACTCATCCCATCACCGAGGAATCGCCGCTCGACGGCGTGGGAGCCTACGGCGAGGCGAAGATCGAAGCCGAGAAAATCTGTGACGACTTCCGTCGGATGGGCCTCTGTGTGCCCATTCTGCGCCCGAAGACGTTCATCGGGCCGAAGCGCCTCGGCGTCTTTCAGGTACTCTTCGACTGGATCGAATCCGGCGCGAACGTCCCGATGGTCGGCTGGGGCAACAACCAGTACCAGCTGATGCACGTCTACGACCTCGTGCGCGCGATGGAGTTCATGTTCGCAGAGGACGAAGACGACGTGAACACCACGTTCAATGTCGGAGCCGAGGAGTTCGGCACGATGAAGGAGGACTTCCAGGCACCGATCGATTATGCAGGGACCGGCAAGCGCACCGTCGGAACGCCCACGCCGCTGACGGTCACCGCGCTGCGTGTGCTCGAAAAACTCAATCTCTCGCCGCTGTACCCGTGGGTCTACGAGACCGCCCACGAGGACTCCTACGTGTCCGTCGAGAAACTGAAATCGCTCGGCTGGGACCCCAAGTACTCGAACAAGGAGGCGCTCGTCGAGACCTACGAGTGGTATCTCGAAAACTACGACGAACCCGAAAGCGAGGGCACAGGACTCGACCACCGCGTCGCGTGGGATCAAGGTGCACTCGCGCTCGTCAAGGGCGTCTTCAAGCTCATCTGA
- a CDS encoding CBS domain-containing protein, which translates to MSSAVTVREVMTREFLGVSEGDDLLETVELLLDEDADCAVVLRGRDPVGSLNERDALSVLVGETVPNTATVGDVMSDGVVRIASDASLAAAAGAMAREDADWLLAVADEPVGVVSAYDIVAASTIAPTTDDGAFPKVTADSTAYDTQGICETCGTLARDLVNVNGQLVCANCREA; encoded by the coding sequence ATGAGTAGTGCTGTCACTGTTCGTGAGGTGATGACCCGCGAGTTCCTCGGCGTGAGCGAGGGCGACGACCTGCTGGAGACGGTCGAACTGTTGCTCGACGAGGACGCCGACTGTGCGGTCGTACTTCGTGGACGCGACCCGGTCGGATCGCTGAACGAACGCGACGCCCTCTCGGTGCTCGTCGGTGAGACCGTCCCGAACACGGCGACCGTCGGGGACGTGATGAGCGATGGCGTGGTGCGCATCGCTTCCGACGCCTCGCTCGCGGCGGCCGCGGGGGCGATGGCCCGCGAGGACGCCGACTGGCTGCTCGCCGTCGCGGACGAACCCGTGGGGGTCGTCTCGGCGTACGACATCGTCGCCGCATCGACGATAGCGCCCACGACCGACGACGGGGCGTTTCCGAAGGTCACGGCCGATTCGACGGCCTACGACACGCAGGGTATCTGCGAGACCTGTGGAACGCTCGCGCGTGACCTCGTGAACGTGAACGGACAGTTAGTCTGTGCGAACTGCCGAGAGGCCTGA
- a CDS encoding GTP cyclohydrolase III, protein MTNTQITLVQIDNYGPWTVTPEPRREVDLQTLQSRLYADLSQLFGNRDGYVFFSRFDNMVAVTNGIDTDTHAMVQESVGNRYPVTVSLSVGTAPAPTEAIETASEQLQAAGSAQASDRREILRGEPIAESKRTDEDVQIAHFDVNDATGKYTDRLNEFDTFINIEQSYAELMRYLRETHDSLSFFVGGDNIIAVCPMLDGDAYHDAITHVSEAVGVELKVGVGRAGDAQSAGMAAKHALETCRYDGRDVVFGEQ, encoded by the coding sequence GTGACGAACACGCAGATAACGCTCGTGCAGATCGACAACTACGGCCCGTGGACGGTCACCCCGGAGCCACGGCGCGAGGTCGACCTCCAGACCCTCCAGTCGCGGCTGTACGCCGACCTCTCACAACTGTTCGGCAACCGCGACGGCTACGTCTTCTTCTCGCGGTTCGACAACATGGTCGCCGTCACGAACGGCATCGACACCGATACTCACGCGATGGTTCAGGAGTCGGTCGGCAATCGCTATCCGGTGACGGTGAGCCTCTCGGTCGGTACGGCCCCAGCGCCCACGGAGGCCATCGAGACCGCGAGCGAACAGTTACAGGCCGCCGGCAGCGCACAGGCCAGTGACAGGCGCGAAATCCTGCGCGGCGAGCCGATCGCCGAGTCGAAACGGACCGACGAGGACGTCCAGATCGCCCACTTCGACGTCAACGACGCCACGGGGAAGTACACCGACAGGCTGAACGAGTTCGATACGTTCATCAACATCGAACAGAGCTACGCCGAGTTGATGCGCTACCTGCGCGAGACGCATGACTCGCTGTCCTTCTTCGTCGGCGGCGACAACATCATTGCCGTCTGTCCGATGCTCGACGGGGACGCCTACCACGACGCCATCACCCACGTCAGCGAGGCGGTCGGCGTCGAACTCAAGGTCGGCGTGGGACGAGCGGGCGACGCCCAGTCGGCGGGAATGGCGGCGAAACACGCCCTCGAAACCTGCCGGTACGACGGCCGTGACGTCGTTTTCGGGGAGCAGTAA
- a CDS encoding PHP domain-containing protein: MRYDLQVHTDASPCSATPPKKVAAAAANTGLDGIVVTDHDTLDNVARVREHAPPELDVVSGVEVTTTQGHLLGIDVEEAPPKTDPLTVIDDIHDQGGIAVLSHPFDTMRQFYDRNFPELAAAVDGIEATNSRCVRPLFNRQARAFAAHHGLAITGGSDAHFPMEVGRAATEFEGSLRDAIRERTTTPRGRGRYLSGHVATKVQQARRALGELR; encoded by the coding sequence ATGCGCTACGATTTGCAGGTGCACACCGACGCTTCGCCGTGTTCTGCCACTCCCCCGAAGAAAGTCGCTGCGGCCGCGGCGAACACCGGGCTAGATGGTATCGTCGTGACCGACCACGACACGCTCGACAACGTCGCGCGCGTCCGCGAGCACGCGCCTCCCGAGTTGGACGTGGTCTCGGGCGTCGAGGTGACGACCACGCAAGGTCACCTGCTCGGTATCGACGTCGAGGAGGCCCCGCCGAAGACGGACCCCCTCACCGTGATCGACGACATCCACGACCAAGGGGGAATTGCGGTGCTCTCCCATCCGTTCGACACGATGCGGCAGTTCTACGACCGGAACTTTCCCGAACTCGCGGCGGCGGTCGACGGCATCGAGGCGACGAACTCCCGGTGTGTACGCCCGCTGTTCAACCGGCAGGCGCGTGCGTTCGCCGCCCATCACGGACTGGCCATTACAGGAGGAAGCGACGCACATTTTCCGATGGAGGTCGGGCGCGCGGCGACGGAGTTCGAAGGGTCGCTTCGAGACGCTATTCGTGAACGGACGACGACGCCGCGCGGGCGCGGGCGCTATCTCTCGGGGCACGTCGCCACAAAGGTCCAGCAGGCCCGGCGAGCACTCGGGGAGCTACGATGA
- a CDS encoding ABC transporter ATP-binding protein — MSESTDAPDTRAAIGGESPENIPEVDPDDESDVERAARETPAGRPLRVNDLRMEFGGLTAVDGASFAIEEGSLTGLIGPNGAGKSTTFNCITGVHRPTGGSVHLYNEEITGLRPHEIAGRGLVRTFQIARELQDMTVIENMMLAPKGQQGESLWRSVLPGARRSVETQERELCERAWETLEFFEIDHLAEERAGNLSGGQRKLLEMARALLTDPEVVLLDEPLAGVNPTLERKLLERVHQLREQGYTFLLVEHDMDVIMENCERVIVMHQGRVLADDTPAAIRENEQVIDAYLGANV; from the coding sequence ATGAGTGAGAGCACCGACGCGCCCGACACGCGCGCGGCTATCGGGGGTGAGAGCCCTGAGAACATCCCCGAGGTCGACCCGGACGACGAATCCGACGTCGAGCGCGCCGCTCGCGAGACGCCGGCCGGCCGGCCGCTGCGCGTCAACGACCTCCGGATGGAGTTCGGCGGGCTGACGGCGGTCGATGGGGCCAGTTTCGCCATCGAGGAAGGCTCGCTGACGGGATTGATCGGCCCGAACGGCGCGGGCAAATCGACCACGTTCAACTGCATCACCGGTGTGCATCGCCCCACGGGTGGCTCGGTGCATCTCTACAACGAGGAGATTACGGGTCTGCGCCCGCACGAGATAGCGGGTCGCGGACTCGTTCGCACGTTCCAGATCGCCCGCGAGCTACAGGACATGACGGTGATCGAGAACATGATGCTCGCGCCCAAAGGCCAGCAGGGCGAGTCACTCTGGCGGTCGGTGCTGCCGGGCGCGCGCCGCTCGGTCGAGACACAGGAGCGCGAACTGTGCGAGCGGGCGTGGGAGACGCTCGAATTCTTCGAGATCGACCACCTCGCCGAGGAGCGCGCGGGCAACCTCTCGGGTGGCCAGCGCAAACTCCTGGAGATGGCGCGAGCGCTCTTGACCGACCCCGAAGTCGTCTTGCTGGACGAGCCGCTCGCCGGGGTGAATCCCACGCTCGAACGCAAACTCCTCGAACGGGTGCACCAACTCCGCGAGCAGGGCTACACCTTCCTGTTGGTCGAACACGATATGGACGTCATCATGGAAAACTGCGAGCGCGTCATCGTCATGCATCAGGGTCGAGTCCTCGCCGACGACACGCCCGCTGCGATCCGCGAAAACGAGCAGGTCATCGACGCCTACCTCGGGGCGAACGTATGA
- a CDS encoding decaprenyl-phosphate phosphoribosyltransferase produces the protein MGEAQTQQAGFVRTAAGLAYEIRPWQWYKQGVILIAIVFSKQLFDPMAWGRVSIAVAAFCAVAGATYIFNDISDVEEDRKHPEKRNRPIASGQVSVQAAGAFAIGLLVSGFALSYALGPLFVAVIATYLVQNAAYSLYLKDVVLVDVLLIAIGFVLRAVAGVVAIGVALSPWLVVCTFLAALLLALGKRRHEFAASEVPGETRATLAEYTPETLDQLLGVVISTLLMSYSIYTFTGAKLAMMLTLPFAFFGVFRYHHLVYTTKGGASPGALLVDRQLLVNFLFWGLIAVVVLYGRPRAWVVGVFG, from the coding sequence ATGGGTGAGGCGCAGACACAGCAGGCCGGGTTCGTGCGCACGGCCGCCGGTCTCGCCTACGAGATCCGTCCGTGGCAGTGGTACAAACAGGGCGTGATCCTCATCGCCATCGTCTTCTCGAAACAGCTGTTCGACCCGATGGCGTGGGGTCGAGTCTCCATCGCCGTGGCGGCGTTCTGTGCGGTCGCCGGCGCGACATACATCTTCAACGACATCAGCGACGTCGAGGAGGACCGCAAACATCCCGAAAAACGCAATCGCCCCATCGCCAGTGGGCAGGTGAGCGTGCAGGCAGCGGGCGCGTTCGCCATCGGACTGCTCGTCTCGGGCTTCGCGCTCTCGTACGCGCTCGGCCCGCTATTTGTGGCGGTCATCGCCACCTATCTCGTCCAGAACGCGGCGTACTCGCTGTATCTCAAGGACGTCGTGCTGGTCGACGTGCTGCTCATCGCCATCGGGTTCGTGCTGCGGGCGGTGGCGGGCGTGGTCGCCATCGGCGTCGCGCTCAGCCCGTGGCTCGTCGTCTGTACGTTCCTCGCGGCCCTCCTGCTGGCGCTCGGCAAGCGCCGCCACGAGTTCGCCGCAAGCGAGGTGCCCGGCGAGACACGTGCGACGCTCGCCGAGTATACCCCCGAGACGCTCGACCAGCTGTTGGGGGTCGTCATCTCGACGCTGCTGATGTCCTACTCCATCTACACGTTCACGGGCGCGAAACTAGCGATGATGCTCACGCTGCCCTTCGCCTTCTTCGGCGTCTTTCGCTATCACCACCTCGTCTACACCACGAAAGGTGGTGCGTCGCCCGGCGCGCTGCTGGTGGACCGACAGCTCCTCGTCAACTTCCTCTTTTGGGGACTCATCGCGGTCGTCGTCCTCTACGGCCGCCCGCGCGCGTGGGTGGTCGGGGTGTTCGGCTGA
- a CDS encoding lysylphosphatidylglycerol synthase transmembrane domain-containing protein gives MSEYRDGEQAEASDGRTGRIRRLVSEHGVWVTAVLTVVVFAALFVLADAGQVIEAFARFELWAFGAVIALTTVGYGFRFAKWEFYLRELDIRVPLKTSLTVFFSGLMMVVTPGKAGEVWKAWLLRDEAGVPASRTTSVVGAERITDLLSLSLLAALGVVAYGRSPAVLVGVAVVFALGIGLLQWRAGCLRLLAWAESVPIIGEYAEALETLYESTYRLFRLRPLSVATLLGVVAWGLEGVALWLTLRGFGVETSLLVGVFVFALGSVVGAVSMLPGGLGAAEASMAGVLLTFGITEPIAVGATMVIRVGTLWYAAVLGFVVFSAHKLLTGSSTEA, from the coding sequence ATGAGCGAGTACCGCGACGGCGAGCAGGCAGAGGCGTCCGACGGCCGGACGGGGCGCATCCGGCGGCTGGTGAGTGAGCACGGCGTCTGGGTGACGGCGGTGTTGACAGTGGTAGTGTTCGCGGCGCTGTTCGTCCTCGCCGACGCCGGGCAGGTCATCGAGGCGTTTGCGCGCTTCGAGCTGTGGGCGTTCGGCGCGGTCATCGCGCTCACGACCGTGGGCTACGGCTTTCGCTTCGCCAAGTGGGAGTTCTACCTGCGCGAACTCGATATTCGTGTTCCCCTGAAGACGAGCCTCACGGTCTTCTTCAGCGGTCTGATGATGGTCGTCACGCCCGGCAAGGCGGGCGAGGTCTGGAAGGCGTGGCTGCTGCGCGACGAGGCGGGTGTGCCAGCGAGCCGGACGACCTCCGTGGTTGGAGCCGAACGCATCACCGACCTGCTCTCGCTGTCGCTACTGGCCGCGCTCGGCGTGGTGGCCTACGGGCGCTCGCCCGCGGTTCTCGTCGGGGTCGCCGTCGTCTTCGCGCTCGGGATCGGGCTGCTCCAGTGGCGGGCGGGCTGTCTGCGCCTGCTCGCGTGGGCCGAATCAGTTCCCATAATCGGTGAGTATGCAGAGGCGCTCGAAACGCTCTACGAGAGCACCTACCGACTCTTCCGGCTCCGCCCCCTTTCGGTGGCCACACTCCTCGGGGTCGTTGCGTGGGGTCTCGAGGGCGTCGCGCTCTGGCTTACCCTCCGAGGGTTCGGTGTCGAGACCTCCCTCCTCGTGGGCGTGTTCGTCTTCGCGCTCGGGTCGGTCGTCGGCGCGGTGAGCATGCTTCCTGGAGGACTGGGCGCGGCGGAGGCGAGCATGGCCGGCGTCCTCCTGACGTTCGGTATCACCGAACCCATTGCAGTGGGCGCGACGATGGTCATCCGCGTCGGCACGCTCTGGTACGCCGCCGTGCTCGGATTCGTCGTGTTCAGCGCGCACAAGCTCCTGACGGGTTCGAGTACCGAAGCCTGA
- a CDS encoding ABC transporter substrate-binding protein produces MARNRKRREFLVGVGAAGIAGLAGCIGGGGDNESGGGGGSGGGGGGTGTEGGSGGGGGNGGGSGGSGGGGGGGDRAIKVGVLQPTTGDLASVGKPIQQAALLPAKQLQNADIPFTIETQTEDTQTDSQAGISAAQALVDAGFPAITGAASSETTIQVAKNVTIPNQVVLTSPASTSPDITNLQDNGYVYRTPPSDALQGKVLAQVASQRVDASAVSVMYVNNSYGQALADSFVQAFGGEVPAQVSFEKAQSSYTSKLQEAMSSSPDGLLVIGYPESGNQLFRDFYSNYSRDTTIMVTDGLRDPALPGNVGQSMTNVVGTAPIAAGPAQQFFTKSFTDEYGGEPGVFTSQAYDATAVQILANAAAGENKGSAVQENMDKVANPGGTTVTPKNLAEGIKMAANGDDINYQGASSSVNFDENGDMKSVGYEIFSYTESGDIEQQDTVEFEADGGSGGGGGGNNSSAGTTSA; encoded by the coding sequence ATGGCACGCAATCGCAAGCGACGTGAGTTCCTCGTCGGCGTCGGAGCGGCCGGCATCGCCGGTCTCGCCGGCTGTATCGGCGGTGGTGGCGACAACGAAAGCGGTGGTGGCGGCGGCAGCGGTGGTGGGGGCGGTGGCACCGGCACCGAGGGCGGGAGCGGCGGCGGTGGCGGCAACGGCGGTGGTAGTGGGGGCAGCGGTGGTGGAGGTGGCGGTGGCGACCGCGCCATCAAAGTCGGCGTGCTCCAACCGACGACCGGCGACCTCGCATCGGTCGGCAAGCCGATCCAGCAGGCCGCGCTGTTGCCGGCCAAGCAGCTACAGAACGCCGATATCCCGTTCACGATCGAGACACAGACCGAGGACACCCAGACGGACTCACAGGCCGGCATCAGCGCCGCCCAAGCGCTCGTCGACGCGGGCTTTCCCGCCATCACCGGTGCGGCGTCCTCGGAGACGACGATCCAAGTGGCCAAGAACGTCACCATCCCGAATCAGGTCGTGCTGACCTCGCCGGCGAGCACCTCGCCGGACATCACGAACCTCCAGGACAACGGCTACGTCTATCGGACGCCGCCGAGCGACGCCCTCCAGGGGAAGGTGCTCGCACAGGTCGCCAGCCAGCGCGTCGACGCCTCGGCGGTGTCGGTGATGTACGTCAACAACTCCTATGGGCAGGCGCTCGCCGACAGTTTCGTCCAGGCCTTTGGTGGGGAGGTGCCCGCACAGGTCTCCTTCGAGAAGGCCCAGTCATCCTACACCTCGAAGCTTCAGGAGGCGATGTCGTCGAGTCCCGATGGCCTGCTGGTCATCGGCTACCCCGAGAGCGGCAACCAGCTGTTCCGGGACTTCTACTCGAACTACAGCCGCGACACCACGATCATGGTGACTGACGGACTGCGCGATCCGGCGCTGCCGGGCAATGTCGGCCAATCGATGACGAACGTCGTCGGGACGGCACCCATCGCCGCCGGGCCGGCCCAACAGTTCTTCACGAAATCGTTCACGGACGAATACGGCGGCGAACCCGGTGTGTTCACCTCACAGGCCTACGACGCGACCGCGGTCCAGATCCTCGCCAACGCCGCCGCCGGCGAGAACAAGGGCTCGGCGGTCCAAGAGAACATGGACAAAGTCGCCAACCCCGGCGGGACGACGGTCACGCCCAAAAACCTCGCCGAGGGCATCAAAATGGCCGCCAACGGCGACGACATCAACTACCAAGGCGCGTCAAGCAGCGTCAACTTCGACGAGAACGGCGACATGAAGTCGGTCGGCTACGAGATCTTCAGCTATACCGAAAGCGGCGACATCGAACAGCAAGACACCGTTGAGTTCGAGGCCGACGGCGGCAGCGGTGGCGGTGGCGGCGGAAACAACAGTAGTGCGGGCACGACGAGCGCGTAA
- a CDS encoding ABC transporter ATP-binding protein, which yields MSDDRAVTDDASPEETTAEGLLSVADLDAGYGDLQILSAVDLAVGAGEYVTIVGPNGAGKSTVMKAVFGLATYMDGAIAFDGEDISGLAPEEVIHRGVSYVPQNENVFAGLSVRENLEMGAYILDSVPEDRLESVFERFPILDERQSQRAGTLSGGQRQMLAMGRALMLDPELLLLDEPSAGLAPDLVDEMFDRIDAINDAGTAILMVEQNAMEALERCDRGYVLVQGQNRFTDTGEALLGDEEVRREFLGG from the coding sequence ATGAGTGACGACCGCGCGGTCACCGACGACGCTAGCCCCGAGGAGACGACCGCCGAGGGGTTGCTCTCGGTCGCGGACCTCGATGCGGGCTACGGCGACCTGCAGATCCTCTCCGCAGTGGATCTCGCGGTCGGAGCCGGGGAGTACGTCACCATCGTCGGGCCGAACGGCGCGGGCAAATCGACGGTGATGAAGGCCGTCTTCGGGCTGGCGACCTACATGGATGGGGCTATCGCCTTCGACGGCGAGGACATCAGTGGACTCGCCCCGGAGGAGGTCATCCACCGGGGTGTGAGCTACGTGCCCCAAAACGAGAACGTCTTCGCCGGCCTCTCGGTGCGCGAGAACCTGGAGATGGGGGCGTACATCCTCGATTCGGTGCCCGAGGACCGTCTCGAAAGCGTCTTCGAGCGCTTTCCCATCCTCGACGAGCGCCAGTCACAGCGCGCGGGCACGCTGTCGGGCGGACAGCGCCAGATGCTGGCGATGGGTCGGGCGCTGATGCTCGACCCCGAACTGCTGTTGCTCGACGAACCCTCGGCGGGTCTCGCGCCGGATCTCGTCGACGAGATGTTCGACCGCATCGACGCCATCAACGACGCCGGCACGGCCATCCTGATGGTCGAACAGAACGCGATGGAGGCGCTCGAACGCTGTGACCGTGGTTACGTGCTCGTCCAGGGCCAGAACCGCTTCACTGACACTGGCGAGGCGTTGCTCGGCGACGAAGAGGTCCGCCGAGAGTTCCTCGGCGGCTGA